Genomic DNA from Alkalihalobacterium alkalinitrilicum:
TTCAACAGGGTTCTGATAGATCTGACCATTAACAAGCTTTAGTTCACGAGGTATCGTCATTGCATGGATCCAATGGTGAGAAATCGTTGGGTGCAAATCCTCATCTTGTTCAGGAACACCCATCCAACCAAATAATAGCCTTCTTCCTTTTTCGTCTACCGTTGTTTGTGGTGCGTAAAATTCAAAGCCGCGATCAAGCTCTTGAAAATTACCGTGTTCTAGCTTTCCCGTTTCATAATCTAGTGTTCCGATAAAGTAACCTGTATTATAGACGTTTTGATATAACATCCCTGTACGCTGCAGCCCTTGAGGGGAAACCAGTAATATATCATTATCACCTAGCCGAAACAAATCAGGACATTCCCACATATATCCAAAATTTTGTAACCCATTTAAGTTGGTACCAGCTACATCTCCAATCAAGGTCCAATCTTCAAGATTATTAGAAGCGAATAAAACAGCTCGTCCTTCAAGTTGTTTTGTTTGAGCTCCGATTACCATAAACCATTTTTCATTCCTTTTCCAAACTTTTGGATCACGAAAATGCGCACTATACCCTTCTGGCAAGCGGAGTACAACTCCTTTTTTGATAAAATCGACTCCGTTTTCTGATTCCGCTAAACATTGATACGTTTCTCGATTTCCGTATTCATCTTTAACGTTACCTGTATATAGAAGTTTAAGAATCCCATTATCCTCTACCGCACTACCCGAATAACAGCCATTCTTTTCATACCATTCACTCGGTGCAAGGGCAATTTTTTCTTTTCGCCAATCAACTAAATTACTTGAACTGTAATGCCCCCAAAATTTAGCTCCATGTGCGGTTTGAAAAGGATTCCACTGGTAAAATAAA
This window encodes:
- a CDS encoding sucrose-6-phosphate hydrolase, yielding MDRNYDLIRQAEEMFKKYKDVVNEDEYRLHFHLMPPVGLLNDPNGFIQWQGRYHLFYQWNPFQTAHGAKFWGHYSSSNLVDWRKEKIALAPSEWYEKNGCYSGSAVEDNGILKLLYTGNVKDEYGNRETYQCLAESENGVDFIKKGVVLRLPEGYSAHFRDPKVWKRNEKWFMVIGAQTKQLEGRAVLFASNNLEDWTLIGDVAGTNLNGLQNFGYMWECPDLFRLGDNDILLVSPQGLQRTGMLYQNVYNTGYFIGTLDYETGKLEHGNFQELDRGFEFYAPQTTVDEKGRRLLFGWMGVPEQDEDLHPTISHHWIHAMTIPRELKLVNGQIYQNPVEELKKLRRNKVSKNNAIVHEEKKTFASFEGTAYELLINIHEIKAEAFEIILKDSVWIIYNKKECVFTLERKSMKTGEPEIRQCKLSNLSIIQIFVDTSSIEIFLNDGQEVFTSRMFPSVKNPNITFGSYHGKVLCSIQKWDLHQQ